Below is a genomic region from Oreochromis niloticus isolate F11D_XX linkage group LG13, O_niloticus_UMD_NMBU, whole genome shotgun sequence.
CGAGTAATATTGGGAGAATTTGGTGTGACGAATGTAAGTGCGGCTGTGATCGTGGATTTGGAGAGGCACAGTATGTCCTCTGTGGGGTAGTGAGGCTCTGACTGACACGCTTTAACTGATACGCGTGTTTGACACGGACTGCATTAATATTACTTAATGAGCACCTATTATAATATACAGCAATCATTCATGGAGCTGAAAGTATAATGTGTTTCTGCGTTGCTTATTCACTTGTAGTATCACCTGCCGGATCATACTTGTGGACCTGTGTGCTGTTGttgtcttttatttcttttagccACTATTTATCTGTTGCTCTTAGGTTCATACTACGGATTTCCCAGGAAACTACCCCGGATATGACGACACTTGGAACGTGGAGAAATTTCAAAAGGTAAAACGTTGTCACTGCGGTGGGCCTGTAAACGCTGGGAGGACGAATGTCATCAGTTTTCTTCTGTAAATCTCACATGACTTTTGTGCGCTATTGGGAATGATGCACAAGCCTTTATTGGGATGCTGATCCGGCTTATTTGGAGTCTTTACAGGGATCTGCTCTTCTTACTGGACGGTTTGGTCCATAATTGTCTAAAATGTGTATAAATGTTTGCACAGCAACAGATTTGTAATTTCACCCATGCATACCaccacatttcatttttaatcaagtaatcaagatgtgactgaagtgcagacgTTCAGTATTCATTTAAAGGATTTAACTAAAGTACTGATTTTAACACACCACATGGTCATAAATACTCTAAGCATCACTCTTGACCTGATTCGAGGCCAGCAGAACTGTTAGGGTTACGTTAGTCACCAGCCTTTTCCTTACATTTGTCTGTCCACCAGTAAAAAGTATTGAATATGTATTTGGACAAAGATGTGTACAGACTAGAGTGACTAATGTGCTGAATAAAAGACCAATGCTTCGCTTGTGCTTttaacaaatgtgtgtgattgtaAATAGAAATGGAACTCTCCTGTTTCTTTGCAGAACTTCAGAATCGATGTCGTGCATCTGGATGAAAACAGTATGGAGTTTGACATGGTGGGGATTGATGCAGCCATTGCCAATGCTTTCAGAAGGATCTTACTGGCAGAGGTGagcttgttttgttgtgttgctACGGTTTCAGACCTGCTCTTGAACTTTCGGTATGTGAGGGACTTTCGTTCATGAAGAACGTGTACATTTTGTGAATTTAGGCATTTAGTTTATTCGTTTTATACAAATATATTTTGAAAGctgttaattatttttgttttttttaggtgccTACTATGGCTATGGAAAAGGTGTTCATCTATAGTAATACCTCCATTGTCCAAGATGAAGTCCTGGCCCACAGATTAGGCCTCATCCCCATCAAAGCTGACCCTCGTCTGTTTGAGTACAGAAACACTGGTAAAACATCATATTGAACCACTCACCCATAAGGCAGTTGACACCAATGCTCATTTTATCTCTCTGTGTCATCTTCTTGTCATGTGACAAAGTGCCAGTTTAGATAACATCTTGCTTAGTCATAATTCTAAGAATAAAGACAGTTTCCCTGCTGTGCTGCAGAAACTCTACAGAAAGACACGAGAAACTTGACAGTGAGCCTGACCTCAGTTTTACTGAGCATCTGAAACAGATACGACCCAAAGATGGAGAGGTCATGCCTGCTTCCTACTTATGCCATGTTCTAGTTACCTCGTCAGGCGTTATGAGCATTAGTACTTTTTTGCCCTTTAGAACACAGCTCGTCCTGTAGCTGTGCTTAGTAGGGAACAAACATGTGACTCCACGTGAATGTGGAGTCAGTCGTCTGTCCGCAGGTTTGTGCTGTGGGTGAAAAACTAAATAATCACTTTTATAATTTCATGAGCTGCAAAGCTTCCAGTGTTTTCTGCACTTGATCTAACAGTGATGATGTGCAGCATGTTAAGCAACATGTGTAaaatgctgctttgttttttttaggggAGGAGTCTGCAGAGGAAGAGGGTTCAGAAATAGACACAATTCAACTGCAGCTGAAGATAAAGTGCAGCAGGAATCCCAGAGCAAGCAAAGACTCATCAGACCCACGAGAGCTGTACTTGAACCACATGGGTGGGTATTTTTAGGTGTCACAAAATGATGCAGATATCTTAGTAAAAAAAAGTATTCCTGTCTAATTGCAGATAtctgctctgtccacttttgtCTGCTCATAGTTTATTCCAAGGACATAAAGTGGGTCCCCATTGGGAACCAGGCAGATGTGTTTGCAGACTGCTGTATTGGGCCTGTGCATGATGACATTCTGATAGCTCAACTACGACCGGGACAAGAGCTGGACATTGTCATGCACTGTGTCAAAGGCATTGGTAAGCTTTATTTCTGTCTCGGTGAGTGGCTGCAGTGCTGAAGATATAGACACTAAACAGGCGAACAGAAACAGGAGCatcattatttatattataataaCAATGTATTATTTCTATTGGCTGGACAGAGATGCTCATAATACATTGTTACATTACATTAAattacttttactgtttttaaaaatttactGCAATAAGTCAGCTAATATGAAACATGTACTTTCTGACATGTAACTATAAATTTCTTAATGTTCATCAAACTATTAAGAAATTTCTCAGTCAGACACAAACCATTGGGATATATGTGTCACATGTGGCACAAGAAACAGCATTATACAATTGTGTTTTAAACCATCTAACAACATTTTGTATGCTGAAGTGCTTCCATGTCACACTTTATTGGTTTGGGATACACCTGGTCCCATTAGGTTTTGAAactcctgggtttgaatccactggtCGGCCAGGGGCTTTCCGTCCTGAGTCTGCATgctcctgtgtgtgtgggttctCAATATACACTGGCtccctcccacagtccaaagatacGTATGTGCATGCATTAATTGGCAAACTGAACTGGCTATAATGCCTGGATTACACTTGACTGCGGAC
It encodes:
- the polr1c gene encoding DNA-directed RNA polymerases I and III subunit RPAC1 isoform X1 gives rise to the protein MAASMKNVEEIRNRVILGEFGVTNVHTTDFPGNYPGYDDTWNVEKFQKNFRIDVVHLDENSMEFDMVGIDAAIANAFRRILLAEVPTMAMEKVFIYSNTSIVQDEVLAHRLGLIPIKADPRLFEYRNTGEESAEEEGSEIDTIQLQLKIKCSRNPRASKDSSDPRELYLNHMVYSKDIKWVPIGNQADVFADCCIGPVHDDILIAQLRPGQELDIVMHCVKGIGKDHAKFSPVATASYRLLPEITLLEVVEGEKAERLKQCFSRGVIDLEDINGTKVAKVVNSRLDTCSREVLRHSDLKNVVKLGRVRDHFIFTVESTGILPPDVLVTEAIKVLMAKCQRFLNELDSTIME
- the polr1c gene encoding DNA-directed RNA polymerases I and III subunit RPAC1 isoform X2 codes for the protein MEFDMVGIDAAIANAFRRILLAEVPTMAMEKVFIYSNTSIVQDEVLAHRLGLIPIKADPRLFEYRNTGEESAEEEGSEIDTIQLQLKIKCSRNPRASKDSSDPRELYLNHMVYSKDIKWVPIGNQADVFADCCIGPVHDDILIAQLRPGQELDIVMHCVKGIGKDHAKFSPVATASYRLLPEITLLEVVEGEKAERLKQCFSRGVIDLEDINGTKVAKVVNSRLDTCSREVLRHSDLKNVVKLGRVRDHFIFTVESTGILPPDVLVTEAIKVLMAKCQRFLNELDSTIME